TGCATCGCCGGATCGCGCCTGCTGGTGCAACGCTCGGTCTATCCCGGCATCGTCGCCGCGCTGGCCGAGCGGGCGGGCAGAATCCGGCTCGGCAATCCACTCGACCTCACCACGGAGATGGGCACTGCCGCCAACCGCCCGCAATTCGAGCGTATCCTGTCGTTCATCGACTCGGCGAAGCACGACGGCGCGCGGCTCGTTGCGGGTGGCGCGGCGGCAACCGCCGGTGACCTGAAGCATGGGCTGTTCGTCCAGCCGACGATCTTCGCCGACGTCGACAATGCTATGCCGCTGGCACGCGAGGAGATTTTCGGCCCCGTATTGTCGATCATTCCGTTCGATGACGAAGACGAGGCGATCCGCGTCGCCAACGATACGCGCTTCGGGCTGGCTTCGGGCATCTGGACTCAGAACCTCAACCGCATGCACCGCGTCTCGGCGGCGCTCAAGGCCGGGATGGTGTGGGTCAACACCTACCGCGCGGTTGCCGCGCAGACGCCGTTCGGCGGCGTCAAGGAGAGCGGCGTCGGGCGCGAACGCGGCCAGGAGGGGTTGATGGAATTCCTGACCACCAAAAACGTGATGATAAACCTTTCGGAAGAGGATCGCGACCCGTTCGCGGTGCAGACCTGATCGTCACGCCTGCGATTGCAATGCGTGCGATATTTGATACCGGTACCTAAACAAGACAAAGCGACATCGGAGAGATCATGAACAAGGTCATCATAAGCTGCGCCGTCACCGGCAGCATGCATACTCCCTCGATGTCGCAATTCCTGCCGATCACGCCCCAGCAGATCGCCGACCATTCGATCGCGGCGGCGAAGGCGGGCGCGGCGATCCTCCACCTCCACGCGCGGGACCCGCAGAATGGGCGCCCCACGCCCTCGGTCGATGTGTTCCGGCAGTTCCTGCCGCAGATCCACGCGGCGACCGACGCGATCATCAACATCACCACCGGCGGCGGCCCCGGCATGACCATCGCCGAGCGACTCCAGGCCCCGGTGGCGATCAGCCCCGAACTGTGCTCGCTCAACATGGGCTGCATCAATCCCGGCCTGTTCCAGCTCGCCGACAAATACGATTTCCAGCACGATTGGGAGCGCCCGTTCCTTGAGGCGACCGAGGATCTGGTGTCGAAAAACACCTTCCGCGACATCCGCGAGATCATCGAGGCGCTCGCGCCCGGCGGCACGCGCTTCGAGATGGAATGCTATGAGATCGGCCATCTCTACACCATCGCGCATTTCGTCGATCGCGGGCTGCTGAAGGGGCCGCTGCTCATCCAGTCGGTGCTCGGCGTGACCGGCGGGCTGAGCGCCGACCCGGACAGCATCTTCTATATGCGCCAGACCGCCGACCGGCTGTTCGGCAAGGAGTATATCTGGTCGCTGTTCGGCGCCGGCCGCCACCAGATGCCGGTCTGCACGATGGGCGCGCTGATGGGATCGAGCGTGCGGGTCGGACTGGAGGACAGCCTTTTCATCTCGCGTGGCCAGCTCGCCAGCACCAACGCCGAGCAGGTGCTCAAGATCCGCCGTATCCTTGAGGAACTCGGCCTCGAAATCGCGACGCCCGCCGAAGCGCGGCAGATGCTGGGCCTGAAGGGCCGCGACGCGATCAACCTGTAAAGGGCGCCCAATGTGCGATCAATGCCCCAAGGCGGCGGACGGATGGCTCGGCTGGATCGAGCTTCCGCCGCCCGCTCCGGTCGTGCCCACCGGCGACTGGATCGACCTGACCTATCCGGTCAGCGCCGAGATGCCCTGCGCCTCGATCTTCCCCAAGCCGAGCTTCCAGCGGCTACGGTCGCTCCCCGACGATCCGTTCAACGTCACCGAAATC
This genomic stretch from Sphingomonas panacis harbors:
- a CDS encoding 3-keto-5-aminohexanoate cleavage protein, yielding MNKVIISCAVTGSMHTPSMSQFLPITPQQIADHSIAAAKAGAAILHLHARDPQNGRPTPSVDVFRQFLPQIHAATDAIINITTGGGPGMTIAERLQAPVAISPELCSLNMGCINPGLFQLADKYDFQHDWERPFLEATEDLVSKNTFRDIREIIEALAPGGTRFEMECYEIGHLYTIAHFVDRGLLKGPLLIQSVLGVTGGLSADPDSIFYMRQTADRLFGKEYIWSLFGAGRHQMPVCTMGALMGSSVRVGLEDSLFISRGQLASTNAEQVLKIRRILEELGLEIATPAEARQMLGLKGRDAINL